From Coffea arabica cultivar ET-39 chromosome 9c, Coffea Arabica ET-39 HiFi, whole genome shotgun sequence, one genomic window encodes:
- the LOC140014409 gene encoding uncharacterized protein, whose protein sequence is MIYNPSGSVEPYDLADTKDFNVSFDTLDIPGSLRKETYIVAFIACWICKFLLPSKKVDRIPPSVFKVACLMATGKRFCLAIPVLASIYHRLREIVHAHNLGERGITFSIHYVYAWIDQYFDVYYENNQVGSHHARMRRFSGEKMAIFYGRSESEQIFQEVNLLMLPKLCWTENEEKVLIDDGSLSSRLTSYFISQCPCHLTLCKDNTFIIEKYNPCRFSRQFGFCQDIPNNLKEITHTYTLGEAIQLWDSSVCTQMRSRMTIPTHRKHPMITKDYDAWWSTRSNSVSSTSFKFTVKIPQQSLKKGNVTSANELVHHNKAIEIVTGLTLSTLRKNKITSSPSKNIATKNKSSKDSRQAIKEV, encoded by the coding sequence ATGATTTACAACCCTTCTGGAAGCGTAGAGCCATACGACCTTGCTGATACGAAGGACTTCAACGTCTCCTTCGACACACTGGATATCCCAGGGTCTTTAAGAAAGGAAACTTATATTGTGGCATTCATAGCATGTTGGATTTGCAAGTTCCTTTTGCCAAGTAAAAAGGTCGATCGTATTCCCCCAAGTGTCTTCAAGGTTGCATGCTTAATGGCCACAGGGAAAAGATTTTGCCTTGCAATTCCCGTTCTTGCGAGCATATATCATAGGTTGAGGGAGATCGTCCACGCCCATAACCTTGGAGAACGTGGGATAACTTTTTCAATCCATTACGTCTATGCTTGGATTGACCAATATTTTGATGTATATTATGAAAACAATCAAGTGGGTAGCCACCACGCGCGCATGAGAAGATTTAGTGGTGAGAAAATGGCAATATTTTATGGCCGATCAGAATCTGAGCAAATTTTTCAAGAGGTGAATCTTTTGATGCTTCCCAAATTGTGTTGGACTGAGAATGAAGAAAAAGTGTTGATCGATGATGGATCCTTATCATCAAGACTCACGAGCTACTTCATTAGTCAATGCCCTTGCCATTTAACTCTATGTAAGGACAATACTTtcattattgaaaaatataatcctTGCAGGTTCAGCAGACAATTCGGCTTCTGTCAGGACATCCCCAACAACTTGAAAGAGATCACTCACACTTATACCTTGGGTGAAGCTATTCAACTATGGGATTCCTCAGTTTGCACGCAGATGCGGTCTCGGATGACTATACCCACGCACAGGAAGCATCCAATGATCACAAAAGACTATGACGCCTGGTGGTCAACTCGGTCAAAtagtgtctcttcaacttcctttAAATTCACCGTTAAGATCCCTCAACAATCATTGAAGAAGGGTAATGTTACCTCCGCCAACGAGTTGGTGCATCATAATAAAGCTATAGAGATTGTAACGGGTCTTACCTTATCCACCTTGCGAAAGAACAAAATTACTAGCAGTCCCTCGAAAAACATTGCCACTAAAAATAAGTCTTCCAAGGACTCTCGACAGGCCATCAAAGAGGTGTAA